A genomic window from Exiguobacterium acetylicum DSM 20416 includes:
- a CDS encoding transporter substrate-binding domain-containing protein → MKHGLKLAVAALSTAGVLAACGASNDNAGSDKESKVITVGTEATYPPFTYKEKGKLTGYDVDVMNEVAKRAGYKVDYKAMDFKGLIPALDSKRIDVIANQMGITPERQEKYAFSDAYTVSGSTIIVNNKTNDIKTLDDLKGKTVGSTQGSLYAKTAEKAGAKVKYYKGANQVLKDLEAGRVDAAMNDRLFVLTELKKAGYKVKAVGETFDKNESGFMMAKNSKYTEDFNKALAEMQEDGTLAKIGEKYFNEDISK, encoded by the coding sequence ATGAAACACGGTTTGAAATTAGCTGTAGCAGCATTATCAACAGCGGGGGTGCTTGCAGCATGCGGCGCTTCGAACGACAACGCAGGTTCTGATAAAGAGTCAAAAGTCATTACAGTCGGTACAGAAGCAACGTACCCACCTTTCACGTATAAAGAAAAAGGAAAATTGACAGGTTATGACGTAGACGTCATGAACGAAGTCGCAAAACGCGCCGGCTATAAAGTCGATTACAAAGCGATGGACTTCAAAGGACTCATCCCAGCACTTGATTCAAAACGGATCGATGTCATCGCGAACCAAATGGGAATCACGCCTGAGCGCCAAGAAAAATACGCTTTCTCTGATGCGTATACGGTCTCTGGTTCAACAATCATCGTCAACAATAAAACGAACGACATCAAAACACTCGACGACTTAAAAGGAAAGACAGTCGGTTCGACACAAGGTTCACTCTATGCCAAAACAGCTGAAAAAGCTGGCGCGAAAGTGAAATACTACAAAGGTGCGAACCAAGTCTTGAAAGATCTTGAAGCAGGTCGTGTTGATGCTGCCATGAACGATCGTCTCTTCGTCTTGACGGAGCTGAAGAAAGCAGGCTACAAAGTTAAAGCGGTCGGTGAAACGTTCGACAAGAACGAATCAGGCTTCATGATGGCGAAAAACAGCAAGTATACAGAAGACTTCAATAAAGCACTCGCTGAGATGCAAGAAGACGGCACTCTTGCAAAAATCGGTGAGAAGTACTTTAACGAGGATATCAGTAAGTGA
- a CDS encoding amino acid ABC transporter permease: MSELLTIVRDNSDVYAKAIGTTLLASGLAIVFALILGLILAVMRDSRLAVFSGFARLYVSFFRGTPLLLQILILYNGLVVLQLTGFQALAFGLSLHFSAYISESFRAAISSVDRGQWEAADSLGIPRRKTFKDVILPQALSRAIPPLSNSVIDIIKSTSLGTIVAVEELTYVSDQISATTYLVMPLLLFSAAIYWIMSTIIQSVQHRLEARFSIPE, from the coding sequence GTGAGTGAATTACTGACGATCGTCCGGGATAACTCGGACGTCTACGCAAAGGCGATTGGTACGACCCTTCTTGCAAGTGGTCTCGCCATCGTCTTTGCGCTTATTCTCGGGTTGATTCTTGCCGTCATGCGTGATAGCCGTCTTGCCGTCTTTAGCGGTTTTGCACGTTTATATGTCTCGTTCTTCCGAGGAACACCATTACTGCTACAAATCCTGATTTTATACAATGGTCTCGTTGTCCTTCAGTTGACTGGATTCCAAGCCCTCGCCTTCGGCTTATCGCTTCACTTTTCTGCGTATATCTCAGAATCGTTCCGCGCTGCCATCTCCTCTGTCGATCGTGGACAATGGGAAGCAGCTGACTCGCTCGGTATTCCGCGTCGTAAGACATTCAAGGATGTCATCTTACCGCAAGCGCTATCTCGAGCGATTCCACCGCTTTCGAACTCTGTCATCGATATCATCAAATCGACATCACTCGGTACGATCGTTGCTGTTGAAGAATTGACGTATGTCTCTGACCAGATTTCAGCGACAACGTACCTCGTCATGCCGTTACTCTTGTTCTCGGCTGCGATTTACTGGATCATGTCGACAATCATTCAAAGTGTTCAACATCGCTTAGAAGCACGCTTCAGTATTCCAGAATGA